The following proteins come from a genomic window of Aequorivita marisscotiae:
- a CDS encoding GNAT family N-acetyltransferase translates to MNTPIIRLIEKQDNLQIAKVIRSVLIDFNVPKVGTAYADEALDCMFETYQKPKAAYFVIEENNTIIGGAGIAKLDNYEGNFCELQKMYFLPVARGKGLGAQMMEFCLAKAREFGYEKIYLETMEYMSHAQKLYKQAGFSYIEGALGDTGHYSCPVHMIKTL, encoded by the coding sequence ATGAACACACCAATTATTCGCCTTATTGAAAAGCAGGACAATCTGCAAATTGCCAAGGTTATACGCAGTGTTTTAATAGATTTTAATGTTCCAAAAGTGGGTACTGCGTATGCCGATGAAGCGTTGGATTGTATGTTTGAAACCTACCAAAAACCGAAAGCGGCATACTTTGTAATTGAAGAAAACAATACAATAATTGGCGGTGCAGGCATAGCCAAATTAGACAATTATGAGGGAAACTTTTGTGAACTCCAAAAAATGTATTTCTTGCCCGTTGCCCGCGGTAAGGGTCTTGGCGCGCAAATGATGGAGTTTTGTTTGGCAAAAGCACGCGAATTTGGGTATGAAAAAATTTACCTTGAAACAATGGAATATATGTCGCACGCCCAAAAACTTTACAAACAAGCTGGGTTTAGCTATATTGAAGGTGCATTGGGAGACACGGGCCATTACTCGTGCCCCGTGCATATGATTAAAACATTGTAA